A genomic window from Amblyraja radiata isolate CabotCenter1 chromosome 18, sAmbRad1.1.pri, whole genome shotgun sequence includes:
- the LOC116983207 gene encoding telomeric repeat-binding factor 2-interacting protein 1, which yields MGNKKRSRAATSALPSHSRTLFLRTDGLPLRFYIRPGPTKALLQPLVSHGGGVMCRVQEPSAILLIEPEESAPRTSGYTLSQYVLDCVQRNQQLPLENYVAVGPPPPTSSSDNGRTAYTKLEDVAILMYVRDYGGSGSQPGSAVWHEMERAQVTRHSWQSMRTRYLRHLRGHEHLYNLDSRSVIPTTVFHGTQPPEPQKGKKNGGNLQPTDPGSNEDVPIADELESDGISSEEEFFNIFPVAIQEFEIDETSEQMKEINDVTEAENIPQEHQMETDKSPKVSFGERCLKRKGTTTELILDNEPMEMNKPPEENLGEPFAKRKEMTAIIMENKQVATESPQEMSFGDCHTKKKVTLSEFVMNNKQSESYSQVLSGELSLHTASQDEVECATRAISTLMQACDLDLCTATQLLLKNNGELAAALHFVESGHRPDGYPIWTRRDDLDLENVAREVQEGLIQKFGPENLAKRIAFRKS from the exons ATGGGGAACAAAAAGAGGAGCAGAGCTGCGACCTCGGCGCTCCCGTCGCACTCTAGGACTCTCTTCCTGAGGACCGACGGCCTGCCGCTGCGTTTCTACATCAGGCCGGGCCCCACCAAAGCCTTACTGCAGCCGCTGGTATCACACGGGGGCGGCGTGATGTGCCGCGTCCAGGAGCCGAGCGCCATTCTGTTGATCGAGCCGGAGGAGAGTGCGCCGAGGACGAGCGGCTATACCCTGTCCCAGTATGTGTTAGACTGCGTGCAGAGGAACCAGCAGTTGCCTCTGGAGAACTACGTGGCGGTCGGGCCGCCGCCACCCACGTCCTCCTCTGACAACGGTCGGACAGCCTACACCAAGCTGGAGGATGTGGCCATCCTGATGTACGTGCGCGACTACGGGGGTTCGGGCTCGCAGCCCGGGAGCGCGGTGTGGCACGAGATGGAGCGCGCGCAGGTGACGCGCCACAGCTGGCAGTCGATGCGGACCCGCTACCTCCGCCATCTGCGCGGCCATGAACACCTGTACAACCTCGACAGCCGCTCCGTCATCCCCACCACCGTCTTCCACGGGACTCAGCCGCCCGAGCCACAAAAag GGAAAAAGAATGGTGGCAATCTTCAACCTACTGACCCAGGGTCTAATGAGGATGTACCCATTGCAGATGAGCTGGAATCTGATGGTATAAGTTCTGAGGAGGAATTCTTCAACATATTTCCAGTTGCTATCCAGGAATTTGAG ATTGATGAGACTTCTGAACAGATGAAGGAGATAAATGATGTGACAGAGGCAGAAAATATCCCACAAGAGCACCAAATGGAAACTGACAAATCACCAaaagtgagctttggtgagcgatGTCTTAAAAGGAAAGGAACTACCACAGAATTAATTCTGGACAATGAACCAATGGAAATGAACAAACCACCAGAAGAGAATCTTGGTGAGCCTTTTGCTAAAAGAAAAGAAATGACAGCAATAATTATGGAAAATAAGCAGGTGGCGACTGAAAGCCCTCAAGAAATGAGCTTTGGTGACTGCCATACTAAGAAGAAAGTCACTTTGTCAGAGTTTGTCATGAACAATAAGCAGTCAGAATCGTATTCTCAAGTATTGTCAGGCGAATTGTCCTTGCATACAGCATCCCAGGATGAAGTGGAATGTGCAACCAGGGCCATCAGTACATTAATGCAAGCTTGTGACCTAGACCTCTGCACAGCCACACAGTTGCTACTGAAGAACAATGGAGAACTGGCAGCAGCATTGCATTTTGTGGAGTCTGGCCACCGTCCAGATGGTTATCCCATCTGGACACGTCGAGATGACCTTGACCTTGAGAATGTTGCTAGAGAAGTGCAGGAGGGCCTAATCCAAAAATTTGGCCCTGAGAACCTAGCCAAACGTATTGCCTTTCGAAAAAGTTAG